GCTCGCGAGGACGGCGTTGCCGATCGCCTCGCTCGCGGTGTCGTGGGTCGTTCCGCCCTCGACGGACGGTCGTTCCGAGAGCGCGTACACCTGAAAGCGGTAGGTGAACGGTTCCCCCCTCGGCGGGCAGGGCGGGATGTAGCCCGCCTCGCCGCCCTCGGGCCGGCCCTGTCGCGCTCCGCCGAGCGACTCGACGACCGGCTCGCTCGGGAGGGCGGCGGGGATCCGGTCGCGGTCGGTCGGCACGTTCCACAGCGTCCAGAAGGTCCGGTCGGTGATCGGCCCCTGGTTGAACGACGCCGTCACCGCGAACCCCGCGGTCGGTTCCGGGGCGCTCTCGACGACGAACGGCGGCGAGACGCCCTCGCCGGTGCAGGTGAACCGCGCCGGTAACTGTTCGTCTGGGTCTATCGCCGGGCTCGAGACGCGGAACGCCCGCGGCGTCTCCGCCTCCGACCCGGCACAGCCGGCGACACCGACGGCGGTGGCGCCGGCGACCGTCGCGAGTACGTCCCGGCGTCGCATACCCGAACTCCGTTCGACACGGTAATCCGAGCTTCGATCGACGACGCGCTCGCCGAGATCGGCGGGACGGCGTAGGCGTTCCTCGGGGGTGCGGGGCGACGAACACCGCCGGAGCGTCGGCCCCAAGTTTATGACGGACGGTTGACTACTCGCGACCATGCGCAGGTCCCTCCAGCGGTCGCCCTCGGCCGACGGTCCGACGGCCGCCGGGTTCGCCACACTCGTCGCGCTACTGGCCGGCCTCGTCCTCGCCAGGTTCGGCGTCGGCTACGTCGCCGGGACGCTCCCGTCGGAGACGGGTCTCCTCAGGGTGCCGGCGGTGGTGACACTCTCGTACAGCGCCGTCGCACTCGCCGGGATCGGTGCCGTTTACGCCGCGTTCGCGGCCGGACGCGAGGAGCGACTCGGCAGGGACGAACTGGCCCAGGCGGGCCTGGCCGCGACCCCGCTGGTCGTCGTCGCCGTCTACGTCGCGTTCGACCGCCTGGACCTCGGCGTCTCGGCCCTGCCGGTCGTCAGGTCGACCGGATATCTGGCCGCCGTCGGCCTCCTCGCGGTCGGGTACGCGCGCGTCGCCGACCTCGACATCCCGACGATTCCCCCGACCCGTGACGGGTGGGCCGTGACGGGGCTCGCAGTGGCTGCCGTCGCTGCGAGCGCCGCGCTCGCGACCGTCGGCGCGTCGCTCCTCGGGTGGCCGGACGGGGCGTTCGCCGCGTTCCGGTACGGATCGGCGCCCGCCGTCCCGTCGTTCCTCCTGACGACCGTCGTCCCCGTGACGATCACGGCCGTCGGGACGGCGCTCCTGTTCAACGGCGCC
The window above is part of the Halosimplex rubrum genome. Proteins encoded here:
- a CDS encoding YbhB/YbcL family Raf kinase inhibitor-like protein, which encodes MRRRDVLATVAGATAVGVAGCAGSEAETPRAFRVSSPAIDPDEQLPARFTCTGEGVSPPFVVESAPEPTAGFAVTASFNQGPITDRTFWTLWNVPTDRDRIPAALPSEPVVESLGGARQGRPEGGEAGYIPPCPPRGEPFTYRFQVYALSERPSVEGGTTHDTASEAIGNAVLASRRFSVGYTRPSSGPSAETASDR